From Algoriphagus sp. NG3, the proteins below share one genomic window:
- a CDS encoding ABC-F family ATP-binding cassette domain-containing protein — protein sequence MISVDNLSLKFGKRTLFDEVSLKFNQGNCYGVIGANGAGKSTFLKILSGEIESTSGGISITPGQRMAVLSQNHFGFDEVEVLKTVLMGHKTLYAIMEEKDAIYMKEDFSEEDGLRASQLEADFAEMDGWNAESDAASLLSGLGISEDLHYMQMKDLAGNQKVRVLLAQALFGNPDILILDEPTNDLDASTIAWLENFLLDFKNLVIVVSHDRHFLDSVATHIVDIDFGKIKIYSGNYTFWYESSQLALKQRSDSNKKAEEKKKELQAFIDRFSANVAKSKQATARKKMIEKLNIDEIEPSMRKYPGIIFKPEREAGDQIFMTENLELKADGVTYFTDVNLMVDKGDKIAFISKTKQAVNKFFQVIMEEIPSTKGSFKWGVTINKAYLPNDNSEYFKSDLSLIDWLRQFSGNQEEAYVRTFLGRMLFTGEESLKKCSVLSGGEKVRCMISKMMLQNPNLLVMDEPTNHLDLESITAFNNAIIDFTGTVLMTSYDHAFVQSTANRIVEFTPNGTIDRRMPYEAYLESEEIKAIREKMYAKA from the coding sequence ATGATATCAGTAGATAATCTCTCCCTCAAATTTGGAAAAAGAACCCTTTTCGATGAAGTTTCCCTAAAATTCAACCAAGGCAACTGCTATGGTGTAATCGGGGCAAACGGAGCGGGAAAATCAACTTTTTTGAAGATCCTTTCCGGTGAGATCGAGAGTACCAGCGGAGGAATCAGCATCACTCCCGGCCAGCGTATGGCGGTGTTGAGCCAAAACCACTTTGGTTTTGATGAGGTAGAGGTCCTCAAAACTGTCCTGATGGGACACAAGACACTCTATGCCATTATGGAGGAAAAGGATGCGATCTATATGAAGGAAGATTTCTCTGAAGAGGATGGACTGAGAGCCTCCCAACTCGAGGCGGACTTTGCTGAAATGGATGGCTGGAATGCTGAGTCAGACGCTGCCTCCTTATTGTCAGGATTGGGCATTTCCGAAGACCTCCACTATATGCAGATGAAGGATCTAGCCGGTAATCAGAAGGTGCGGGTATTACTTGCACAGGCTTTGTTTGGCAATCCTGATATTCTTATCCTCGATGAGCCTACCAATGACTTGGATGCTTCTACCATTGCATGGTTGGAGAATTTCCTTCTGGATTTCAAAAACCTTGTTATAGTAGTTTCCCACGATAGACACTTCCTCGATTCAGTAGCTACGCATATCGTGGATATAGATTTTGGTAAGATCAAAATATACTCTGGTAACTATACCTTCTGGTACGAATCTTCCCAGCTTGCGCTGAAGCAGCGATCGGATTCCAACAAAAAGGCCGAAGAGAAGAAAAAGGAACTTCAAGCCTTTATCGACCGCTTCTCTGCCAACGTGGCGAAGTCCAAGCAGGCTACTGCCCGTAAAAAAATGATCGAAAAACTGAACATCGATGAAATAGAACCTTCGATGAGAAAGTATCCAGGTATCATTTTCAAACCTGAAAGAGAGGCTGGGGATCAGATTTTCATGACCGAAAATCTGGAACTGAAAGCCGATGGGGTGACTTACTTCACTGACGTAAACCTTATGGTGGACAAGGGTGATAAAATCGCCTTCATCTCCAAGACTAAGCAGGCTGTAAATAAATTCTTCCAGGTGATCATGGAAGAAATACCTTCAACCAAAGGAAGCTTCAAATGGGGTGTTACAATCAATAAAGCTTACCTACCTAATGACAACTCAGAATACTTCAAATCCGACCTTTCTCTGATTGACTGGTTACGTCAGTTTTCAGGTAATCAAGAAGAGGCATATGTAAGAACATTCTTAGGAAGGATGCTATTCACAGGTGAAGAATCCCTGAAAAAATGCTCAGTGCTTTCCGGGGGAGAAAAAGTCCGCTGTATGATCTCCAAGATGATGCTTCAGAATCCTAATCTTCTCGTAATGGATGAGCCTACCAACCACCTTGATCTAGAGTCTATCACAGCCTTTAACAATGCCATCATTGATTTCACCGGGACAGTACTCATGACCTCTTATGATCATGCTTTTGTACAGTCTACTGCCAATCGTATCGTAGAATTTACTCCAAACGGGACTATTGACAGAAGAATGCCTTATGAAGCTTATTTGGAAAGTGAGGAAATCAAGGCGATCAGAGAGAAAATGTATGCCAAAGCTTAA
- a CDS encoding L-lactate permease — protein MHNWLLLLSFSALLVGAFLLRKLWLGAFLGSIILVIGKLLFTEGEILLPLANGAIISVELILLLFGAYFFYNTLSSQNHFGDFIKSSSAFSSRLTVAIMLCWFLGSFMEGIAGFGIPAMLIAPLMLAVGYRPLTSVVLPLAADTTAVTFGALGTPFKVGLDIYSSSPEVQLSVFINLLPALLVPLGLAWLYSQTEQKKIAWKNEWRMLLLAGICFAVPYGIVGFFSVEYPSVAAGLIGMIPFVWFSVPKRERPPSGVWLTTFYPYLIFVALLLSAKYMFGSVEVSLGENSKAISLYQPGLIFIAAALIYLLTVSQKHFFAYSIKQAKGTISRLILPIFTILFLVLFAQLLRQSLAWSAEQLFAEASAITSLVVVPMAGILGCFTAGSATMSVLLFSGSVMTLFPTGDPLYLRISLLVTGAAIGNAVSFQNIVMVQSVVTQPVSTSEVLLKNLKFLLIYLAVVFIEGVVISYLFT, from the coding sequence ATGCATAACTGGCTCTTATTACTTTCGTTTTCCGCATTGTTAGTGGGAGCCTTTTTATTAAGAAAGTTGTGGCTAGGAGCATTTTTGGGGTCTATCATCCTGGTAATCGGAAAATTACTTTTTACTGAGGGTGAAATTTTGCTGCCCTTGGCCAATGGAGCTATTATTTCAGTGGAACTGATTTTACTTCTCTTTGGAGCATACTTCTTCTACAATACACTGTCTTCCCAAAATCACTTTGGAGACTTCATAAAATCAAGTTCTGCTTTTTCTTCCCGGCTAACAGTAGCAATCATGTTATGCTGGTTTCTGGGGAGCTTTATGGAAGGAATTGCAGGTTTTGGGATCCCAGCTATGCTCATAGCTCCACTAATGCTCGCTGTAGGGTACCGACCGCTCACAAGTGTTGTTCTTCCCTTGGCTGCAGATACCACGGCTGTGACTTTTGGTGCATTGGGTACACCATTCAAAGTAGGGTTGGATATTTATTCCAGTAGTCCAGAGGTGCAGCTTTCGGTATTCATAAATTTATTGCCTGCACTTCTCGTTCCCTTAGGATTGGCTTGGCTGTACAGCCAGACAGAGCAGAAAAAGATTGCATGGAAAAATGAATGGAGAATGTTACTACTGGCCGGAATTTGCTTTGCAGTTCCCTATGGGATTGTTGGGTTTTTCAGCGTAGAATATCCCTCAGTTGCAGCAGGATTGATAGGAATGATTCCGTTTGTGTGGTTTTCTGTTCCGAAAAGAGAAAGGCCTCCAAGCGGGGTTTGGCTGACTACCTTCTATCCTTATCTGATATTTGTAGCTTTGCTACTTTCAGCAAAGTATATGTTTGGAAGCGTTGAAGTTTCCCTGGGCGAAAATAGTAAGGCGATATCACTGTATCAACCTGGCCTGATCTTTATTGCTGCTGCATTGATATATTTATTAACTGTTTCCCAAAAGCATTTTTTTGCTTATTCAATTAAACAGGCGAAAGGAACAATTTCACGTCTTATTTTGCCCATTTTTACCATACTTTTTCTTGTTCTATTTGCCCAGCTTCTTCGTCAAAGTCTGGCCTGGTCTGCTGAACAGCTATTTGCAGAAGCTTCTGCTATAACATCACTGGTTGTTGTGCCTATGGCCGGCATTTTAGGGTGTTTTACTGCTGGCAGTGCGACGATGAGTGTGTTGTTGTTCAGCGGTTCGGTAATGACCCTTTTTCCGACAGGAGATCCTTTATACCTGAGAATATCCTTATTGGTCACAGGCGCAGCTATAGGAAATGCGGTATCCTTTCAAAACATTGTAATGGTGCAGTCGGTAGTCACCCAGCCGGTCAGTACATCCGAAGTGCTCTTAAAAAACCTGAAATTTTTGCTTATCTATCTTGCAGTGGTGTTTATTGAGGGAGTGGTAATTTCTTATCTGTTTACTTAG
- a CDS encoding WG repeat-containing protein codes for MAITYILLLVGTSSYAQQAGYWTSFWDDTEENFGFRDENGQIVIQPKFGFFSFVNRLDHVFIASEFNDGSLDTYYLTKSGKEFARDSIYSFDNTPDCESEGFIRFRDRKTDKVGMFDRNGTVVIPAVYDDLSQVKNGLVTALKDKEKKCWDEHSGCEHFSWTGGKTMLIDTTNSVMIENFTETLYLDLCSHLQGDLLDEKPNREYFQGVDGKIHSFINYESDFYLWLNQAILDDFTLDNLQAGTADNLVFWKEGEGWVSRPRESILKKNFLLIQDALALRQIQNQDFFISIQGLNRYIFETEDYDSYFNNCGQALSEKHPVMAVIISHQTGDYFYQDHFDFLKTDDGYKLISMAIRSGTIND; via the coding sequence TTGGCAATAACGTACATTCTACTTCTAGTTGGGACTAGCTCATATGCTCAGCAGGCAGGCTATTGGACAAGCTTTTGGGACGATACGGAAGAAAATTTTGGTTTCAGGGACGAAAACGGGCAAATCGTAATCCAGCCCAAATTCGGTTTTTTCTCTTTTGTCAACAGGCTCGACCATGTGTTTATTGCTTCCGAATTCAATGATGGGAGTCTCGATACTTATTATTTGACGAAATCAGGAAAGGAGTTTGCAAGGGATAGTATCTATTCTTTTGACAATACTCCTGATTGTGAAAGCGAAGGCTTTATTAGGTTCAGAGACCGTAAAACAGATAAAGTCGGGATGTTTGACAGAAATGGTACAGTTGTAATTCCCGCTGTTTACGACGACCTGTCCCAAGTGAAGAATGGGCTGGTCACGGCACTGAAAGACAAAGAGAAAAAATGTTGGGATGAGCATTCAGGATGTGAACATTTTAGTTGGACAGGAGGCAAAACAATGCTGATCGACACAACTAACAGCGTGATGATCGAGAATTTTACCGAAACCTTATACCTTGACCTGTGTTCCCACCTGCAGGGGGACTTGTTGGACGAAAAACCCAACAGAGAATATTTTCAGGGTGTGGATGGAAAAATTCACTCATTTATCAATTATGAATCAGATTTTTACCTCTGGTTAAATCAAGCCATACTTGACGACTTTACTTTAGATAATCTTCAAGCGGGTACGGCAGATAACCTGGTTTTTTGGAAAGAGGGGGAAGGCTGGGTTAGCAGACCAAGGGAAAGCATACTCAAAAAGAACTTTCTCCTCATTCAAGACGCACTCGCTCTAAGACAAATTCAAAATCAGGATTTCTTTATATCTATTCAAGGTCTTAATCGATACATATTCGAGACAGAAGATTATGATAGTTATTTCAATAACTGTGGTCAAGCACTCAGTGAAAAACACCCTGTAATGGCGGTGATAATCAGCCACCAAACCGGAGATTACTTTTATCAGGATCATTTTGACTTTCTCAAAACTGATGATGGGTACAAATTAATAAGTATGGCAATAAGAAGCGGGACTATCAATGATTAG